cgatgatgatgatgtttcttGAATTGCTATATGGAAGGAACTTGTTTATCGGACTTGATGATAGTTttttatgatgatgatgatggcctTTCTTGAATTAGTATACGGAAGAATCTTGTTTATTGAATTTGAGAATAGTTatgtatgatgatgatgatgatgatgatgatgatgatgatgatgatgatgatgatgatgatgatggtgatgatgatgatgatgatgatgatgatgatgatgatgatgatgatgatgatgatgatgatgatgatgatgatgaggatgatgttTCTTAAATTGCTATATGGAAGAAACTTGTTTGTTctaaattttgaagtttcttgCGATGATTGCAGTTGATAGAGAATCTACAGGGGATGGTTGCTGGAATATGGTCAGAGGATTGCAACTTACAACTTGAGACGACCACTCTCTTGCGGAAACTGCTTTCAAGGGGTTTGTGACCATTAAGCATTATAACAAGTCATCGTTTTTGGTTAGAGACTTTAGTagttatgttttgttttcttcttgtgtAGAGCATTATCCTCCTATCAATGATGTTATACAATCTGGTGTTGTTCCTCGCGTTGTGACTTTCCTTTCAAGGGCTGAGTTTCCCAAACTTCAGGTGAAGAGAGCACTTGCACCGGTTATTGATCTGTACTGTCGAGAATTTGTTAACTTGGTTTTGCTTGTGTTTAGTTTGAGGCAGCTTGGACGCTCACCAACATTGCTTCAGGGACATCAGAGAATACGAATGTCATCATTGAAAGTGGTGCTATCCCTATATTCGTCCATCTTCTCAGATCCCCTAATGAGGACGTCCGCGAACAAGTATGCGTTTAAACACTAACTGTCATCACTTTGTTGTCAGAGAAACTCTTGTTCagactttttgtttttatgttttcctTCTGAAAAATAGGCTGTTTGGGCATTGGGAAACGTTGCTGGAGACTCACCAAAGTGCCGTGATTTTGTGTTAAGTTTCGGTGCCATGTTGCCTCTGCTGTCTCAGTTCAATAAGCATGCAAAGCTTTCAATGCTTAGGAATGCTACATGGACTTTATCAAACTTCTGCAGAGGGAAGCCTCAGCCTTCATTTGAACAGGTTTCCTTCAAGATGAAACCAAACTTTGTAGTCTctgtaatatattttaacatgtttCTGTACGGGTTTTTTTTCCTAGCAGACAAGCCAAGCTTTACCAGTTCTTAAGAGCCTTGTGCAATCAACAGATGAAGAAGTTCTCACTGATACATGCTGGACTCTGGCACACCTCTCGGATAACACAAATGAAACTATACAGGCGGTTATCGATGCAGGCGTTGTCCCTCGCATCATCCAGCTCTTAACGTGAGTATATCTGATTGTGCTTTTAAGTTTAATAATGGTTACGTTATCTGAATGCTTTCCTCTTACGGTTCCTCTTGTTAGTCATACGTCGCAGGCAGTGCTGATTCCTGCTCTTCGTACCATTGGAAATATTGTAACCGGCGATGAAGTACAGACGCAGGTGCATATGTATATACATTTCACAGTTCTAttttaaagagttttttttttggaaacttttTAAGTCTTAACTTAATTTTCCAAACAGACGGTTGTGGACCATCAGGTGCTTCCTAGTCTTTTGGTCCTCGTTACAAACACGTACACGAAGAGTATCAAGAAGGAAGCTTGCTGGACTATCTCAAACATAACAGCTGGGAATTCAAATCAGATACAAGTGGGTATATGCCTCTTTTAACAAGAGAGACTGGCTTTTAAGTTTTGCGTGTCTGACTTAATTTAAACCTGAATGAACGTGCAGGCAGCGATTGAAGCAGGTGTCATTCAGGTTCTTGTTTGGGTGCTCCAAAACGCAGAGTTCGAATTGAAAAGGGAAGCTGCTTGGGGAATCTCAAATGCTACTTCTGGTGGCACTCATGATCAAATCAAGTAAGAAGAACAAAACTAAAAGCCAAATGTTTCAATCATTTGCTAAAACATGTCTTTCTCTCAGATTTATGGTGAGCGAAGGGTGTATCAGACCGATATGCGATCTTCTAACCTGCCCGGATCCAAGAATCATAATGGTTTGCTTAGAAGCGTTGGAGAACATTCTGAAGGTCGGAGAAGCAGTGAAGAGCTCGGGTCTGACAGGAGACGAGAACCTCTTCGGTACACTGGTAGAGGAAGCAGGAGGACTTGAGAAGATTGAGAATCTTCAGAGCCACGACAACGATGATATATACCAGAAAGCTATGAAAATCCTTGAAAAGTTTTGGACTGAAGACGACGATGAGGAAGAAGGCAACAATGAGATCCTTGATATTACTCCTCCTGATCAATTCAACTTTATCTGAAGGTATGCAAGTTTGAATTTGAGTGTTTAGTTGCTTTGGACTTTTTGAGTTATATTCTTAATTTGATGCTATTATTGCAGAACGTATCGAAACGGTGTTAACGTGAAGTAGAAGAAATCCTCTCTCTCGTCTTTCTCTCCATGCTCGCTCCTCACATCTCGTGGATATGATAGAAACAACATTATTTCATGTTTCTTTTGAAGTTTGTCTGTGTTTTTGGGGGAAGACAAACGATTATGTTGGGTGTTTTTCAATAACGAACGGAAACTAAAAGTTCATCTGATTGATCTGTTATTAGCTTGAATAGGTCTTGGATTCTAATAAGAGCACGTTTTTGAGTAATGGTCAAACTTTTAGACATATCCAACTTTTGTTGGCTTTTGATTTGGTCTTATAAATAGAGGATAAGATTAGTGGGAATTAAGGGGTTATAATCATATACATAGTTTCTTACTCCTATAAACTAGGGTTTAGCTTTTGTGATTCTTTTcgtgtatttttatatattatcacaCACCCAAATAAGCTACTTAACCCAAGCTTGAGTCTACTCATGTTGGTCTACCCGCAGATCCCAGTTTACAACATAAACGAAACCAAGAGCCGCAAAAGCCTTAGACGCTGAACGCGCCATGGCCACGCACGCTGGATAAGACATTGTTAACTGAAAGCAGAAAATGCTTACTTTTGATTAgcttttagaatatttttgtttttaaaagtcaTTTATGCTTCCCTTACTTTCTCCATTTACCATATGTGTTTTAGTGTCTTCGAATTTTAAGTTTACGTGCACAATAGATATGATTCGAGCATAAACGATGATAAAAGACAGTTTTCAAATGGTTCCAAAGGGTTATAATTTGGTTCTTCGCCAAAGATTCCTTTATGTGTTCCCCCACACAAGCTGTGAATTTAAAGTGAAGGAAGACATCTTTTTAAGGGCCAACAAAGaaagtaaattaaaataaaacttttttttttataaaatcacaaGATTTTTGTGTTCTCTCTTTAATCCACCTTTGAAAAACTACTATTGGAATCATCTCAGATAAACTGACCGAGATGTGATAATTTACAAACTAAAGAGTAATTAATTATGAATGGATCGCTCTTGTCCGTTTTGTTATGGACTTGTGGTCAATGATCGGCAACAATTACCAACGCCGAGAATGAGACTAATCGTACCACCGtcaaaacttaattttgaaaCAAACCTCGTGAAACATTCACTGATTCACAGGTTAGTTAGGTTATTAGAAGACTACATTTATCATACATTGATATTTTTTCCAGTTATTTAACATTGATATTATTTTTCAGTTGTATAAAAGAACTGATCTCAAGCTTTTATCATAGCACACTTTAATAATTCTTCTGGATATGGATCAAAACTTGATCATATGTTCCATCCATGGCCGGCTTATTAGGGGGGACAAGCGGTTCGATCGCCCCGGACCTAAGCCCATGTTCCCTCGTATAATACTAATTAAgggatctaatttttttaaaaaactatatttttatatataaaaaattataaatataataaataaaattgaaaatggcccaaattatttgatatgtatatagttttattttcattacaaaatattgctgattaaattttaaaaacattttaaacattatctacGTATAATTTTAGagggtaaaaaaaatatttttcgccTTAGGGCCCTTAACAGTGTTGAGCCGGTTCTGGTTCCATCTTAGTCTCATTTCttgaatgaaaagaaaatgagTCTGGTTCCGGTTGAGTTTTGGGCCCCACAAGACAGGAACTGAGTGAGAATCCGACTCAGGACCCGAGTGATGGTCGTGGAAGCCAGCTTGGTCTGAATTATAATGGGCCTCTGTGGCTCCGAAGCGCTAGACCGTACGGATTGTTGCCATGTGCTTTAAAGACGAACACAACATATTTAAAGGTAAAAACAATAGTAAttcataaaatatgaaataatcacAAAATCGAACCGCATTGTTGTTTTTCTTTGGAGACCTGTTgctctttattttcatttaataataaatacttCTTGATTGCTTTTACTTCGTTGGATTTGACATGGAGTGGTtctgataaaaacttaaaagctTCTCTGCTTATAAGTCTACCTTAACGCACGTGTTAGATTTTACATAGCAAAGGAAAATTTAAGAATCGCATTGGGTCGTGTCGCTTGTGTCAGATTAAACGACGAGTATTAAGTTTTAACGTAGGAAAAAGGGGTCCACACTGAAAAGAAGTGAGATAATTGAAGTATTTTTGTACGGTacaaaattatgtaatttataaaatatgtaatttgaTATAATTATGTAATTAAGACATAATGAAATTACAAAATGACTTTGTCGTTTTGTTAACGGCCTGATTGTTTACATATACTCTTCATACTTTTTTTGGTGATTATTTTCATTAAAGGCCATTTATAGGATATttaaaacttaaacaaaaaatactataaaaaatacatttatgttaAATTTGCATTCAAGAAAAACATTTAATACTATCGTAAGTAGTAGTCAATAATATCAATGTTTTACTATAAATAATAACACCAAAATACTTCTGTTCTCTTAATAATTTGCATGCAAAAGcaaaaacataacataaatgTTCCACAAAGAAAGCAAAACATAACTATGTGCTACtctatcttttaattttaattgttattttagaattaaacacacaaattaataaaatatttaattttatatattttcaaaataaaaacatcattattaaTACATCTAACACATTTCAActaatagaaaaatagattgaaataaaaagtcaaTAAGTTAtgaattgaaattataaaatgatatttattttgaaattaaaattttactatacATCGATACTTAAATTGAAACGGATGGAATATCTATAAACCAAAAAACGAACTACCATTTTGTAACGTCGTAAATGAGATTCTATTAACAACTCTAaatgttctttttattttaaaagtttgataatctatttgTTTCGCTTCATTTGTCGTTTTAGGTTTATGCACActgattaagaaaatatttaattttgcatatttccaaaacaaaaatatcattactTATACATTTAACCATATTCCAACTATAGaagaataaaatagaaaatattgttaataaattctgcatcaaaaacataaaaggatACTTAAAAGTGAAATAAAATTTCAGCTCTAAAACGACGACTAGTACAGAGAAACATTTATCTTCCTTTGTTGTACAAACAGTATATTCaagaaatagtaaaataaattatggcGTTTTTAAATATTCAGATGTAGTAATAGCAAAAATTAGAACAGAATACAGACAATGACAGTTGGTTTTCTTCCTCTGCAATCGTTACacttattacacaaatttaagaTCTCTTAAACGTATCCCACTTGAGataaacaataaataacaaAGCCTTTTTTTTCcggaaattttattaatagaaCAGAAGCCATAGGGCCAAAGCCCAGCACAATATGATACAAAAGACCTAAACAAAGACACACTTAAACGTAAATGATCCAACAAAAGACCCAATATACAAACAACAGAAAGATCTGAGACACAAGGCCCATTAATTCACGGTCCGTTGGGGAAAAAGAGACACGACGCCACCACGTGTATGAACCGTCTTGCGCTCAAAGTACACGCGTCGAGACGCGAAACCATCTACTTCCTCCGGTGCCAGCGAAGGGGCCCGAGGTGCTCCGTCAACGACGAAGCCAAACCGGTGAAAAGCCGACCAATCAAAGCGGCCTTCACGGAAGTTCAAGTTGGAAATCTAAAGTAACAGATCTACGTTTTTTTAACCATCAATCGTCTTCAATCGATCCGAGAACCAATTTTCCTGCATGTGCTAACTTCATCTTTAATGATTCAGATAAGCTTGAAGATGGCTACGACCCTAAACAAGGGGAGGAAAGAGACATCGGAGCTTCAGATCAAGAGTCGATCGGACTAAAGAAGAACAGAAACGCAGATCGAAACCAACCGGAAAAAAACCGGTGAGAAGCCGGCGAAGGATGATGCTATGGGAGTCATCCCTTCCCGGAGACCATAAGCCGGCGAAGACGGTGATAAAGGATCCACCGCTTCCCAGAGTCATAAACCCCACCATCGGGAACCTTAATCGGAAAAGATCCGATGAACAAAGCTTCAacgctctctctctcaaagatatgagagagataagagagagagcGAATGGAACAATTTTTCACCGTAAATAACAAAGCCTTTATATgccaagttacaaaaaaataacaaagcCTTTATTACAAATACTCATGCAAAaacacaataaataataaaaaacattgcATTGACTTCTCACCAGCTTGTTCCACCTGCTGCGAGAGCTCCGAGCAGAAGAGAGAAACGGAAGGTTTAGAGGGTACTGTGCAGCCCACGGTGCTACTCTCATTTCTTATCCTACGCCTCTCCGTCTTTCTTATCCTGCACCTCTCCGCCTTGTTCAGGTGTCTCATGGGCGCTTCTTCTCCAAGCAAAAAAAtatctcttgttgttgtttctcAGAATAGATTCTAGAGTTCCCGCATTGAATAATCGCGTTTGCGTTTCGCCAATTAGCGTTTTCTCGAAATGCTTTGGATCACGAGATTCTCTGCATTCTTCTCCGCCGCCATGGCAGTGATCGTCTTATCTCCGTCGCTACAATCATTCCCTCCCGCGGCGGCGATCCGGTCCTCCGATCGTAGCTTAATCTCATCCTTCAGAAACTCCCCTCCCTTTCGCAACGCCGCCGAAGAATGTCTCTCCTCCTCCGCCGCAGACTCCAACGTCTGCAACCCCTCGTTAGTCCACGTGGCGATCACACTCGACGTAACTTACCTCCGCGGCTCAATCGCAGCCGTCAATTCAATCCTCCAACACTCCTTATGCCCCGAGAGCGTCTTCTTCCACTTCATCGTCTCCTCCGAGACAAACCTAGAGTCTCTCGTGAGATCGACTTTTCAAGAACTAAAATTCAAAGTTTACTATTTTGCCCCTGAGACGGTCCGCGGTTTGATCTCTTCCTCCGTGAGACAGGCCCTCGAGCAGCCGTTGAACTACGCTAGAAACTACCTCGCGGAGCTTCTCGAGGGCTGCGTTAACCGGGTCATATACTTGGATTCGGATCTTGTGGTGGTCGACGACATCGCAAAGCTCTGGAAAACGGGTCTGGGTCCGAGGGTAATCGGAGCTCCAGAggtattttatatttatcaatttgtttattttatttatataaatactttacaGTTATTCAGTTAGCCCTATTTACGTGTTCCTACAGTACTGCCACGCGAATTTCACTAAGTACTTCACCGGAGGGTTCTGGGCCGAGGAGAGATTCTCGGGTACGTTTCGACGGAGGAGGAGGGCTTGTTACTTCAACAC
The window above is part of the Brassica napus cultivar Da-Ae chromosome C3, Da-Ae, whole genome shotgun sequence genome. Proteins encoded here:
- the LOC106435605 gene encoding importin subunit alpha-3 isoform X2, which translates into the protein MSLRPGAKTEARRNRYKVAVDAEEGRRRREDHMVEIRKNKREENLQKKRREGISAAAQTEQDLTSEKRLIENLQGMVAGIWSEDCNLQLETTTLLRKLLSREHYPPINDVIQSGVVPRVVTFLSRAEFPKLQFEAAWTLTNIASGTSENTNVIIESGAIPIFVHLLRSPNEDVREQAVWALGNVAGDSPKCRDFVLSFGAMLPLLSQFNKHAKLSMLRNATWTLSNFCRGKPQPSFEQTSQALPVLKSLVQSTDEEVLTDTCWTLAHLSDNTNETIQAVIDAGVVPRIIQLLTHTSQAVLIPALRTIGNIVTGDEVQTQTVVDHQVLPSLLVLVTNTYTKSIKKEACWTISNITAGNSNQIQAAIEAGVIQVLVWVLQNAEFELKREAAWGISNATSGGTHDQIKFMVSEGCIRPICDLLTCPDPRIIMVCLEALENILKVGEAVKSSGLTGDENLFGTLVEEAGGLEKIENLQSHDNDDIYQKAMKILEKFWTEDDDEEEGNNEILDITPPDQFNFI
- the LOC106435605 gene encoding importin subunit alpha-3 isoform X1 — protein: MSLRPGAKTEARRNRYKVAVDAEEGRRRREDHMVEIRKNKREENLQKKRREGISAAAQTEQDLTSEKRLIENLQGMVAGIWSEDCNLQLETTTLLRKLLSREHYPPINDVIQSGVVPRVVTFLSRAEFPKLQFEAAWTLTNIASGTSENTNVIIESGAIPIFVHLLRSPNEDVREQAVWALGNVAGDSPKCRDFVLSFGAMLPLLSQFNKHAKLSMLRNATWTLSNFCRGKPQPSFEQQTSQALPVLKSLVQSTDEEVLTDTCWTLAHLSDNTNETIQAVIDAGVVPRIIQLLTHTSQAVLIPALRTIGNIVTGDEVQTQTVVDHQVLPSLLVLVTNTYTKSIKKEACWTISNITAGNSNQIQAAIEAGVIQVLVWVLQNAEFELKREAAWGISNATSGGTHDQIKFMVSEGCIRPICDLLTCPDPRIIMVCLEALENILKVGEAVKSSGLTGDENLFGTLVEEAGGLEKIENLQSHDNDDIYQKAMKILEKFWTEDDDEEEGNNEILDITPPDQFNFI
- the LOC111212730 gene encoding probable galacturonosyltransferase-like 6, whose amino-acid sequence is MLWITRFSAFFSAAMAVIVLSPSLQSFPPAAAIRSSDRSLISSFRNSPPFRNAAEECLSSSAADSNVCNPSLVHVAITLDVTYLRGSIAAVNSILQHSLCPESVFFHFIVSSETNLESLVRSTFQELKFKVYYFAPETVRGLISSSVRQALEQPLNYARNYLAELLEGCVNRVIYLDSDLVVVDDIAKLWKTGLGPRVIGAPEYCHANFTKYFTGGFWAEERFSGTFRRRRRACYFNTGVMVIDLKKWRRGAYTRRIEKWMEIQRTERIYELGSLPPFLLVFAGHVAPILHRWNQHGLGGDNVRGSCRDLHPGPVSLLHWSGSGKPWLRLDSKRPCPLDALWTPYDLYRHSH